Below is a genomic region from Chloroflexota bacterium.
GCAGCGTCAGGGAGAACTGCTTGAATCCCCTCAACTTAAACGTTACTGAGGCAGCGGAAGTTCTTGGAGTTGCCCGTCATACCCTTTCACGGGTACTGAACGGCCACGCGGCGATCTCGCCCGACATGGCCATCCGACTAGAGAAAGCCGGGTGGTCCAGCGCGGACTTCTGGCTGAGCCGTCAGACGGCATTCGACTTGGCTCAGGCACGCAAAGGTGAAGACAGAATACGGGT
It encodes:
- a CDS encoding HigA family addiction module antidote protein, whose protein sequence is MPMKNPPHPGRSVRENCLNPLNLNVTEAAEVLGVARHTLSRVLNGHAAISPDMAIRLEKAGWSSADFWLSRQTAFDLAQARKGEDRIRVERYRPLHTA